One region of Oncorhynchus nerka isolate Pitt River linkage group LG22, Oner_Uvic_2.0, whole genome shotgun sequence genomic DNA includes:
- the LOC115122964 gene encoding uncharacterized protein LOC115122964 isoform X1 — translation MDGNNECGEVDYLLQDEDSLIEGVSNPVLFVVILSVTFLCGLVTLLCRNEQYNIHPENQEHVRAVRQQLQSESQEAEPAEPRRQFYTDMSCPVCLQQAVLPVETNCGHLFCGSCIIAYWRYGTWFGAINCPICRQMVTLLFPLFHEQVSPQQVQDGTVEPLLILRDLGDYNRRFSGQPRSRGGDPETGSVMERGGDPETGRMMERGGDPETGRVMERGGDPETGSVMERGGDPETGRMMERGGDPETGRMMERGGDPETGRMMERGGDPETGSVMERGGDPETGRVMERGGDPETGRMMERGGDPETGRMMERGGGPPFNSNFIVRSTAQKLICVGLY, via the exons ATGGATGGAAACAATGAATGTGGCGAGGTGGACTATTTGCTGCAAGATGAAGACTCACTCATCGAAGGAGTCAGCAACCCTGTCTTGTTTGTGGTCATTCTCAGTGTCACGTTCCTGTGTGGACTGGTAACTCTGCTCTGCAG AAATGAGCAGTATAACATCCACCCAGAGAACCAGGAACATGTCCGTGCCGTCCGGCAACAGCTACAGTCCGAATCTCAG GAAGCTGAACCAGCCGAACCCAGGCGACAGTTCTATACAGACATGTCCTGTCCAGTGTGTCTACAGCAGGCCGTGCTGCCTGTGGAAACCAACTGTGGCCACCTCTTCTGTG GTTCTTGTATAATTGCGTATTGGAGATATGGGACATGGTTCGGTGCGATCAATTGTCCCATCTGCAGACAAATG GTGACCCTGTTGTTCCCGCTCTTCCATGAGCAAGTCTCCCCTCAGCAGGTACAGGATGGAACGGTTGAACCGCTCCTCATCCTCCGGGATCTCGGCGACTACAACCGCAGGTTCTCCGGGCAACCCAGATCT AGAGGTGGTGACCCAGAGACTGGCAGcgtgatggagagaggtggtgaCCCAGAGACTGgcaggatgatggagagaggtggtgaCCCAGAGACTggcagggtgatggagagaggtggtgaCCCAGAGACTGGCAGcgtgatggagagaggtggtgaCCCAGAGACTGgcaggatgatggagagaggtggtgaCCCAGAGACTGgcaggatgatggagagaggtggtgaCCCAGAGACTGgcaggatgatggagagaggtggtgaCCCAGAGACTGGCAGcgtgatggagagaggtggtgaCCCAGAGACTggcagggtgatggagagag gtggtgaCCCAGAGACTGgcaggatgatggagagag GTGGTGACCCAGAGACTGgcaggatgatggagagaggtggtggaCCCCCGTTCAATTCAAACTTCATTGTCCGCTCGACTGCACAGAAATTGATTTGTGTAGGACTATATTAG
- the LOC115122964 gene encoding uncharacterized protein LOC115122964 isoform X4 has product MDGNNECGEVDYLLQDEDSLIEGVSNPVLFVVILSVTFLCGLVTLLCRNEQYNIHPENQEHVRAVRQQLQSESQEAEPAEPRRQFYTDMSCPVCLQQAVLPVETNCGHLFCVSPQQVQDGTVEPLLILRDLGDYNRRFSGQPRSRGGDPETGSVMERGGDPETGRMMERGGDPETGRVMERGGDPETGSVMERGGDPETGRMMERGGDPETGRMMERGGDPETGRMMERGGDPETGSVMERGGDPETGRVMERGGDPETGRMMERGGDPETGRMMERGGGPPFNSNFIVRSTAQKLICVGLY; this is encoded by the exons ATGGATGGAAACAATGAATGTGGCGAGGTGGACTATTTGCTGCAAGATGAAGACTCACTCATCGAAGGAGTCAGCAACCCTGTCTTGTTTGTGGTCATTCTCAGTGTCACGTTCCTGTGTGGACTGGTAACTCTGCTCTGCAG AAATGAGCAGTATAACATCCACCCAGAGAACCAGGAACATGTCCGTGCCGTCCGGCAACAGCTACAGTCCGAATCTCAG GAAGCTGAACCAGCCGAACCCAGGCGACAGTTCTATACAGACATGTCCTGTCCAGTGTGTCTACAGCAGGCCGTGCTGCCTGTGGAAACCAACTGTGGCCACCTCTTCTGTG TCTCCCCTCAGCAGGTACAGGATGGAACGGTTGAACCGCTCCTCATCCTCCGGGATCTCGGCGACTACAACCGCAGGTTCTCCGGGCAACCCAGATCT AGAGGTGGTGACCCAGAGACTGGCAGcgtgatggagagaggtggtgaCCCAGAGACTGgcaggatgatggagagaggtggtgaCCCAGAGACTggcagggtgatggagagaggtggtgaCCCAGAGACTGGCAGcgtgatggagagaggtggtgaCCCAGAGACTGgcaggatgatggagagaggtggtgaCCCAGAGACTGgcaggatgatggagagaggtggtgaCCCAGAGACTGgcaggatgatggagagaggtggtgaCCCAGAGACTGGCAGcgtgatggagagaggtggtgaCCCAGAGACTggcagggtgatggagagag gtggtgaCCCAGAGACTGgcaggatgatggagagag GTGGTGACCCAGAGACTGgcaggatgatggagagaggtggtggaCCCCCGTTCAATTCAAACTTCATTGTCCGCTCGACTGCACAGAAATTGATTTGTGTAGGACTATATTAG
- the LOC115122964 gene encoding E3 ubiquitin-protein ligase RNF170-like isoform X3, which yields MDGNNECGEVDYLLQDEDSLIEGVSNPVLFVVILSVTFLCGLVTLLCRNEQYNIHPENQEHVRAVRQQLQSESQEAEPAEPRRQFYTDMSCPVCLQQAVLPVETNCGHLFCGSCIIAYWRYGTWFGAINCPICRQMVTLLFPLFHEQVSPQQVQDGTVEPLLILRDLGDYNRRFSGQPRSRGGDPETGSVMERGGDPETGRMMERGGDPETGRVMERGGDPETGSVMERGGDPETGRMMERGGDPETGRMMERGGDPETGRMMERGGDPETGSVMERGGGPPFNSNFIVRSTAQKLICVGLY from the exons ATGGATGGAAACAATGAATGTGGCGAGGTGGACTATTTGCTGCAAGATGAAGACTCACTCATCGAAGGAGTCAGCAACCCTGTCTTGTTTGTGGTCATTCTCAGTGTCACGTTCCTGTGTGGACTGGTAACTCTGCTCTGCAG AAATGAGCAGTATAACATCCACCCAGAGAACCAGGAACATGTCCGTGCCGTCCGGCAACAGCTACAGTCCGAATCTCAG GAAGCTGAACCAGCCGAACCCAGGCGACAGTTCTATACAGACATGTCCTGTCCAGTGTGTCTACAGCAGGCCGTGCTGCCTGTGGAAACCAACTGTGGCCACCTCTTCTGTG GTTCTTGTATAATTGCGTATTGGAGATATGGGACATGGTTCGGTGCGATCAATTGTCCCATCTGCAGACAAATG GTGACCCTGTTGTTCCCGCTCTTCCATGAGCAAGTCTCCCCTCAGCAGGTACAGGATGGAACGGTTGAACCGCTCCTCATCCTCCGGGATCTCGGCGACTACAACCGCAGGTTCTCCGGGCAACCCAGATCT AGAGGTGGTGACCCAGAGACTGGCAGcgtgatggagagaggtggtgaCCCAGAGACTGgcaggatgatggagagaggtggtgaCCCAGAGACTggcagggtgatggagagaggtggtgaCCCAGAGACTGGCAGcgtgatggagagaggtggtgaCCCAGAGACTGgcaggatgatggagagaggtggtgaCCCAGAGACTGgcaggatgatggagagaggtggtgaCCCAGAGACTGgcaggatgatggagagaggtggtgaCCCAGAGACTGGCAGcgtgatggagagag gtggtggaCCCCCGTTCAATTCAAACTTCATTGTCCGCTCGACTGCACAGAAATTGATTTGTGTAGGACTATATTAG
- the LOC115122964 gene encoding E3 ubiquitin-protein ligase RNF170-like isoform X2: protein MDGNNECGEVDYLLQDEDSLIEGVSNPVLFVVILSVTFLCGLVTLLCRNEQYNIHPENQEHVRAVRQQLQSESQEAEPAEPRRQFYTDMSCPVCLQQAVLPVETNCGHLFCGSCIIAYWRYGTWFGAINCPICRQMVTLLFPLFHEQVSPQQVQDGTVEPLLILRDLGDYNRRFSGQPRSRGGDPETGSVMERGGDPETGRMMERGGDPETGRVMERGGDPETGSVMERGGDPETGRMMERGGDPETGRMMERGGDPETGRMMERGGDPETGSVMERGGDPETGRMMERGGGPPFNSNFIVRSTAQKLICVGLY, encoded by the exons ATGGATGGAAACAATGAATGTGGCGAGGTGGACTATTTGCTGCAAGATGAAGACTCACTCATCGAAGGAGTCAGCAACCCTGTCTTGTTTGTGGTCATTCTCAGTGTCACGTTCCTGTGTGGACTGGTAACTCTGCTCTGCAG AAATGAGCAGTATAACATCCACCCAGAGAACCAGGAACATGTCCGTGCCGTCCGGCAACAGCTACAGTCCGAATCTCAG GAAGCTGAACCAGCCGAACCCAGGCGACAGTTCTATACAGACATGTCCTGTCCAGTGTGTCTACAGCAGGCCGTGCTGCCTGTGGAAACCAACTGTGGCCACCTCTTCTGTG GTTCTTGTATAATTGCGTATTGGAGATATGGGACATGGTTCGGTGCGATCAATTGTCCCATCTGCAGACAAATG GTGACCCTGTTGTTCCCGCTCTTCCATGAGCAAGTCTCCCCTCAGCAGGTACAGGATGGAACGGTTGAACCGCTCCTCATCCTCCGGGATCTCGGCGACTACAACCGCAGGTTCTCCGGGCAACCCAGATCT AGAGGTGGTGACCCAGAGACTGGCAGcgtgatggagagaggtggtgaCCCAGAGACTGgcaggatgatggagagaggtggtgaCCCAGAGACTggcagggtgatggagagaggtggtgaCCCAGAGACTGGCAGcgtgatggagagaggtggtgaCCCAGAGACTGgcaggatgatggagagaggtggtgaCCCAGAGACTGgcaggatgatggagagaggtggtgaCCCAGAGACTGgcaggatgatggagagaggtggtgaCCCAGAGACTGGCAGcgtgatggagagag GTGGTGACCCAGAGACTGgcaggatgatggagagaggtggtggaCCCCCGTTCAATTCAAACTTCATTGTCCGCTCGACTGCACAGAAATTGATTTGTGTAGGACTATATTAG
- the LOC115122964 gene encoding E3 ubiquitin-protein ligase RNF170-like isoform X5: MDGNNECGEVDYLLQDEDSLIEGVSNPVLFVVILSVTFLCGLVTLLCRNEQYNIHPENQEHVRAVRQQLQSESQEAEPAEPRRQFYTDMSCPVCLQQAVLPVETNCGHLFCGSCIIAYWRYGTWFGAINCPICRQMVTLLFPLFHEQVSPQQVQDGTVEPLLILRDLGDYNRRFSGQPRSLMDRLRDVPTLLRHLFREMFSVGGLFWMFRIRVLLCLIGALTYLISPLDFIPEALFGLLGFLDDFFIILLLFIYISIMYREVVTQRLAA; the protein is encoded by the exons ATGGATGGAAACAATGAATGTGGCGAGGTGGACTATTTGCTGCAAGATGAAGACTCACTCATCGAAGGAGTCAGCAACCCTGTCTTGTTTGTGGTCATTCTCAGTGTCACGTTCCTGTGTGGACTGGTAACTCTGCTCTGCAG AAATGAGCAGTATAACATCCACCCAGAGAACCAGGAACATGTCCGTGCCGTCCGGCAACAGCTACAGTCCGAATCTCAG GAAGCTGAACCAGCCGAACCCAGGCGACAGTTCTATACAGACATGTCCTGTCCAGTGTGTCTACAGCAGGCCGTGCTGCCTGTGGAAACCAACTGTGGCCACCTCTTCTGTG GTTCTTGTATAATTGCGTATTGGAGATATGGGACATGGTTCGGTGCGATCAATTGTCCCATCTGCAGACAAATG GTGACCCTGTTGTTCCCGCTCTTCCATGAGCAAGTCTCCCCTCAGCAGGTACAGGATGGAACGGTTGAACCGCTCCTCATCCTCCGGGATCTCGGCGACTACAACCGCAGGTTCTCCGGGCAACCCAGATCT CTGATGGACCGGCTGCGTGACGTCCCCACGTTGCTACGCCACCTCTTCAGGGAGATGTTCTCCGTAGGGGGCCTGTTCTGGATGTTCCGGATCCGTGTCCTGCTGTGTCTGATCGGGGCTCTGACCTACCTGATCTCCCCTCTGGACTTCATCCCCGAGGCTCTGTTCGGTCTGCTAGGCTTCCTGGACGACTTCTTCATCATTCTGCTTCTGTTCATCTATATCTCTATCATGTATAGAGAGGTGGTGACCCAGAGACTGGCAGcgtga